One Vanessa cardui chromosome 14, ilVanCard2.1, whole genome shotgun sequence DNA segment encodes these proteins:
- the LOC124535435 gene encoding uncharacterized protein LOC124535435, with product MNHESSSGLKDLLDTTSDCMHELSNLGINVDSWDPIVIYVASLKLDAETRKQWELHANSLNEDLPTLTQFKDFLESRFRALEFMEPSKNKAKITPNTYQTKSLHAASDVRCPHCTESHKLWSCGKFAKEDVNVRQDIVKSLGLCFNCLGNNHTGKICRVPTTCRICKRKHHTLLHGKASSYTVTVATDIDESDATENEQEETYPESSNLTNEVTNGIISNFATKQTRTQTLLATALIKAESKNGNPQILRALLDQGSQASFISEAAVQLLGVDKINARSCISGVGGGQGGLTTKYAVKVNIQSLHDTSFQLQVQAHVLKRVTSVLPERKFVLPLWADLGQIDLADPQYNLPNKIDILLGAEVYCSILKQGLKKHPTNCMIAQNTYLGWVLSGQVDNNEKLGNCHNLVANHAKLEENELLKRFWELEAEPNMVLEKVFTPEEEECEKHFATTTYRDETGRYVVELPFRCTKLFGQYGDTRKIAVKRLIALEKRLSKNLDQKENYQKVIKEYMTLGHMEPIRHESVEREGNENVWLPHHAVIRQDKSTTKTRIVFNASDRSANGISLNDTLMVGPTLQLELRQVIMRWRLHPICLTADIIKMYRQVKVAKKHVDYQRIVWRDDSLSEIKDFRLLRVTFGTSCAPYLAVKVLQQIAIDEGEKYPLAAGRVKTDFYIDDLMTGCQSETEAKEIYKQMNYLLEKGGFKLQKWTSNREELMKWWQEENIGIKDREINEDSVTKILGLTWNRCSDTFHYVVKMPTEMPETKRQIIAEICRLYDPLGWIAPCVVTAKVFIQKLWLTGLDWDVKLPSELLLEWKTYRKELCNLSRFQIPRWVQKADSNIQVELHGFSDASTVAYSAVVYLRCITALGQVESHLLSAKTKVAPVKQVSVPRLELCGAVLLTKLLAEVSNVLQIDKANLHAWTDSTIVLAWLSDHPSRWKTFVANRTSEILTRLDAAQWSYVKTKDNPADCASRGVKPCDLISEELWKCGPTWLRNNKIEYAKPLSICTKTDLETRLVKAHMEVINSNNDAEDLTLRFSSLRKLIRTLAYCRRFLRLTQPNVYKEKSLPYLTATELQDTLFSCVRQHQSHFFADEKRNLVKSKNVGTKSKIKALNPFLDKVGLLRVGGRMENSELPDNSKHPIIINGDSHIAKLIVTDAHEKTLHGGQQLTCNLVKTKYWVTNLKKLAKRVVHSCIACTRNAAKFRTQLMGQLPPCRVTPDKPFANSGVDYAGPIAIRTSKGRGHKSHKGYICLFVCMVTRAVHIEAVSDLTTEGFLAAFKRFVARRGRCNHLWSDNGTNFVGASRELKNLFSHEKSSMGTEIAALLANNGTEWHFIPPYAPNFGGLWEAGIKSTKHHLRRVIGDSTLTYEELSTVLAQIEACLNSRPLSVAGSDPDNALPLTPGHFLVGEPLLTAPDHNYENESTSSLRRWQ from the coding sequence ATGAACCATGAATCGTCCAGTGGTTTAAAAGATCTTCTTGATACTACTTCAGATTGTATGCATGAGTTGTCAAATTTAGGTATTAATGTTGATTCATGGGACcctattgttatatatgttgCCAGCTTGAAGTTGGACGCTGAAACTCGTAAACAATGGGAATTACATGCTAATAGTTTAAATGAAGATTTACCTACCTTGACtcaatttaaagattttttagaaAGTCGTTTCCGCGCCTTAGAGTTTATGGAACCTTcaaaaaataaagctaaaataACCCCAAACACTTACCAAACTAAGTCCTTGCATGCCGCTTCAGATGTTAGATGTCCTCACTGCACCGAAAGCCACAAGTTATGGTCCTGTGGTAAATTTGCCAAGGAAGATGTAAACGTACGGCAAGATATTGTGAAGTCATTAGGACTTTGCTTTAATTGCCTTGGTAATAATCACACCGGAAAGATATGCCGTGTACCAACGACATGCCGTATTTGTAAGAGGAAGCATCACACACTTCTTCATGGCAAAGCCAGTTCGTATACAGTGACAGTTGCTACAGATATAGATGAATCTGATGCAACTGAAAATGAACAAGAGGAAACCTACCCGGAATCGTCAAACCTGACGAATGAGGTCACTAATGgtataattagtaattttgCGACGAAACAGACACGTACACAAACATTATTAGCTACAGCCCTGATTAAGGCTGAATCCAAAAACGGAAACCCTCAGATACTGAGGGCCCTGCTTGATCAAGGATCACAAGCGTCCTTCATATCTGAAGCAGCGGTGCAACTTTTAGGAGTAGACAAAATTAATGCAAGAAGTTGCATCTCTGGTGTGGGTGGAGGTCAAGGTGGCTTAACTACAAAGTATGCAGTTAAGGTTAATATACAGTCACTTCATGATACTTCATTCCAATTGCAAGTACAAGCTCAcgttttaaaaagagtaacttctgttTTACCAGAAAGAAAATTCGTATTACCGCTTTGGGCAGATCTAGGTCAAATTGATCTGGCAGATCCGCAATACAACCTCCCAAATAAGATCGACATCTTATTAGGAGCTGAAGTTTATTGTAGCATTCTAAAACAAGGTTTAAAAAAGCACCCGACCAATTGTATGATCGCACAAAATACTTACCTTGGATGGGTATTGTCGGGTCAAGTAGACAATAACGAAAAATTAGGCAACTGCCACAATCTGGTTGCGAATCATGCCAAGCTAGAAGAAAACGAATTACTGAAACGATTTTGGGAATTAGAAGCCGAGCCAAACATGGTGCTCGAGAAAGTCTTCACTCCAGAGGAGGAAGAATGTGAAAAGCATTTTGCTACTACCACCTATAGAGACGAGACAGGTCGATACGTGGTAGAATTGCCTTTTCGTTGCACAAAACTTTTTGGTCAATATGGAGATACGAGAAAAATAGCCGTAAAGAGATTAATAGCATTAGAAAAGAGATTATCGAAAAATCTTgatcaaaaagaaaattatcaaaagGTTATAAAAGAGTACATGACCCTCGGTCACATGGAACCAATAAGACATGAGTCAGTAGAAAGAGAAGGAAATGAGAATGTCTGGCTACCCCATCACGCGGTTATTAGACAAGACAAGAGTACGACGAAGACTCGTATAGTATTCAACGCTTCAGATAGGAGTGCCAATGGTATATCTCTCAATGATACATTAATGGTCGGGCCTACTTTGCAATTGGAACTACGTCAAGTTATCATGCGATGGAGACTGCATCCAATTTGTCTTACGGCTGACATTATCAAAATGTACCGTCAAGTTAAAGTAGCCAAAAAGCACGTAGATTATCAAAGAATAGTATGGCGTGATGATTCTCTATCTGAAATAAAAGACTTTCGACTATTAAGAGTAACGTTTGGTACATCCTGTGCGCCTTATTTGGCGGTCAAAGTTTTACAGCAAATCGCTATAGATGAAGGAGAAAAATATCCGTTAGCAGCAGGAAGAGTAAAAACTGATTTCTATATCGATGACCTCATGACCGGATGTCAATCTGAAACAGAagcaaaagaaatatataaacagatgAATTACCTATTAGAAAAGGGTGGATTTAAGCTACAAAAATGGACTAGCAATCGAGAAGAATTGATGAAGTGGTGGCAAGAAGAAAATATAGGAATAAAGGATAGAGAAATAAATGAAGACAGTGTAACTAAAATTCTTGGTCTTACCTGGAATCGATGCTCGGATACATTTCATTATGTAGTAAAAATGCCTACAGAGATGCCTGAAACTAAAAGACAAATTATCGCTGAAATATGCCGTTTGTACGATCCTCTTGGGTGGATAGCTCCGTGTGTAGTCACAGCAaaggtttttatacaaaaattgtgGCTTACAGGACTTGACTGGGACGTTAAATTACCATCTGAACTTTTGCTTGAATGGAAAACCTACCGGAAAGAATTGTGCAATTTGAGTCGCTTCCAAATACCCCGCTGGGTTCAAAAGGCAGATAGTAACATACAGGTAGAGCTACATGGTTTTAGTGATGCATCGACTGTAGCGTATTCAGCCGTCGTATATCTAAGATGTATTACAGCTCTAGGTCAGGTTGAGTCCCATTTATTAAGCGCTAAAACTAAGGTAGCTCCAGTGAAACAAGTGTCTGTCCCACGTCTGGAGTTGTGTGGAGCTGTTTTGCTTACTAAGTTGCTGGCTGAAGTGTCCAATGTTCTCCAAATAGATAAAGCGAATTTACATGCTTGGACGGACTCTACGATTGTTTTGGCATGGTTAAGCGATCATCCAAGCCGATGGAAAACCTTCGTGGCAAACCGGACATCTGAAATTCTTACGCGTTTAGATGCAGCTCAGTGGTCGTATGTCAAGACGAAAGATAATCCCGCTGACTGCGCGTCACGAGGTGTAAAACCATGCGACTTAATATCTGAGGAATTGTGGAAGTGTGGGCCAACTTGGCTACGCAACAACAAAATAGAATATGCGAAACCATTGTCTATATGTACCAAAACGGATTTAGAAACGCGACTCGTAAAAGCACATATGGAAGTCATAAACTCTAACAACGACGCTGAAGATTTAACCCTAAGGTTTTCATCATTACGAAAATTAATAAGAACTCTAGCGTACTGCCGAAGATTCCTAAGGTTGACACAGCCAAATGTATATAAAGAGAAATCTTTACCATATCTTACGGCCACAGAACTTCAGGATACACTGTTCAGCTGTGTTCGACAGCATCAATCTCATTTTTTCGCCGATGAAAAACGAAATCTTGTGAAGTCAAAGAATGTCGGAACTAAGAGCAAGATAAAAGCTCTAAACCCATTCCTCGATAAAGTTGGACTCTTACGAGTAGGAGGTCGAATGGAGAATTCAGAGTTACCAGACAATAGCAAACATCCTATTATTATTAACGGAGACTCTCATATAGCCAAACTTATTGTTACTGATGCTCACGAAAAGACATTACATGGTGGTCAGCAATTAACGTGTAATCtagttaaaacaaaatattgggtcactaacttaaaaaaattagcCAAAAGAGTAGTTCATTCTTGTATTGCTTGTACAAGAAATGCGGCCAAATTTCGAACTCAGTTAATGGGTCAGTTGCCACCTTGTCGGGTAACACCTGATAAGCCGTTCGCAAACTCCGGTGTCGATTACGCGGGACCCATTGCCATACGTACATCGAAGGGAAGAGGCCATAAATCTCATAAAGGGTATATTTGCCTATTTGTTTGCATGGTCACGCGAGCTGTCCACATTGAAGCCGTTTCAGACCTCACGACGGAAGGATTCTTAGCTGCTTTTAAGCGTTTCGTCGCCCGAAGAGGTCGCTGCAATCATTTGTGGAGCGACAATGGCACTAATTTTGTCGGGGCCTCGCGCGAgcttaaaaacttattttcacACGAAAAGTCGTCTATGGGAACTGAAATCGCAGCGTTACTGGCCAACAATGGTACAGAATGGCACTTCATTCCGCCGTATGCACCAAATTTCGGTGGACTATGGGAGGCAGGAATAAAAAGCACAAAGCACCATCTGCGCAGAGTTATAGGCGACTCTACCTTAACATACGAAGAATTGTCCACTGTTCTAGCACAAATCGAAGCATGTCTCAATTCGCGACCACTTTCAGTTGCTGGATCAGACCCAGACAATGCATTACCATTGACACCTGGCCATTTTTTGGTTGGCGAGCCATTGTTAACAGCCCCTGACCACAACTATGAAAATGAATCAACAAGCTCACTGCGTCGTTGGCAATAG
- the LOC124535108 gene encoding uncharacterized protein LOC124535108, which translates to MCCKENLTEKMNSKVYKSCAVPLCKNTSLVNPNKLFVYVPHKKIIRDKWLKLARRNPNSVATNTPLYFCEDHFDLPNDMENYMEYHIMGSVSQVRMKPGCMPKKFICQPDRLTRMSDLIERPHVAKKRRMMIVEECEKQFEESRMVTENLQSLANASSSSVQQTIEEATQPPTPRMLDKSVQVYISKTFRSKAIQTKASLVNQMTSPLKPSQHSVSTSPFKIKTIINSNPSKPSVTVLSKIIRKIEQSDSDTSYTPSLAQPDSSPSTKSLQIESISDCSEMIDDDKKREDLNNLNCTLRRINNNPRAYIGIPLNCFYLVNVIQEQTGIPFEHILLCLKKIKLNNSFRELADDFGMDKSYPSKIFFKNIPVIASVLRPFIVKLDKDLIKKNLPMAFRHKYSKVTCLIDCLEIEVQKPSKALNQALSWSDYKKANTIKYLVSCTPNGLINYISNGYGGRITDTCIVETSEFSKCLQPGMWVMADRGFKHIEVYLRQMGVRLVRPPSVVSGAKLTKAEAKETKQIASLRIHVERLIRRIREFNMLKPHACLNLSLVKVLDEVITIACGLINVQDALIK; encoded by the exons ATGTGCTGCAAAGAAAATTTAACTGAAAAAATGAATTCCAAGGTTTATAAGTCGTGTGCGGTCCCTTTATGTAAAAATACGTCTCTCGTAAACCCTAATAAGTTGTTTGTGTATGTTCCACACAAGAAAATAATACGAGATAAGTGGTTAAAGCTAGCTCGGCGAAACCCAAACAGTGTAGCGACGAATACACCACTTTATTTCTGTGAAGACCACTTTGAT TTGCCAAATGATATGGAGAACTATATGGAGTATCATATAATGGGATCGGTATCGCAAGTTCGAATGAAACCAGGTTGCATGCCCAAAAAATTTATATGTCAGCCAGACAGGTTAACGAGAATGTCTGACTTAATAGAGAGACCCCATGTAGCAAAGAAACGGAGGATGATGATTGTAGAAGAATGCGAAAAGCAATTTGAAGAAAGCAGAATGGTTACAGAAAATTTACAATCTCTTGCAAATGCATCCAGTAGCTCag tTCAGCAGACTATTGAAGAAGCTACACAACCACCAACACCTAGAATGCTAGATAAATCAGTACAAGTGTACATCAGTAAAACTTTTAGAAGCAAAGCTATCCAAACAAAAGCCAGTTTGGTAAATCAGATGACATCACCACTGAAGCCATCTCAGCACTCCGTCTCTACAtcaccatttaaaataaaaactattattaatagtaaccCATCAAAACCAAGTGTAACTGTGttgtcaaaaataataagaaaaatagaaCAATCAGATAGTGATACTTCCTATACTCCCTCTTTAGCTCAGCCAGACTCATCACCATCCACAAAATCTCTTCAAATAGAGTCTATATCAGATTGTAGCGAAATGATAGATGATGACAAAAAGAgagaagatttaaataatttaaattgtactttgagaagaattaataataatccccGTGCTTATATTGGCATTCctttaaactgtttttatttagtgAATGTGATTCAAGAACAGACAGGTATACCATTTGAACATATTTTACtatgtcttaaaaaaattaaactgaataatTCTTTCCGTGAACTTGCTGATGATTTTGGCATGGATAAATCGTATccaagcaaaatattttttaaaaatatacctgtTATAGCAAGCGTATTGCGtccttttattgtaaaattagataaagacttaattaaaaaaaatttacctaTGGCTTTCAGgcataaatatagtaaagttaCTTGTTTAATAGACTGCTTGGAAATTGAAGTCCAAAAGCCATCAAAGGCCTTAAACCAAGCACTTTCTTGGTCAGACTATAAGAAAGCAAACACTATAAAATATCTTGTATCTTGTACTCCAAATgggctaataaattatatatcaaatggTTATGGAGGCCGAATTACTGACACATGTATTGTCGAAACATCTGAATTTTCAAAATGTTTGCAACCAGGTATGTGGGTCATGGCAGACCGTGGTTTCAAACATATTGAAGTTTATTTGAGACAAATGGGTGTGCGGTTAGTAAGGCCTCCAAGTGTTGTCTCTGGAGCTAAGCTTACAAAAGCTGAAGCGAAGGAAACAAAACAAATTGCAAGTTTGCGGATCCATGTTGAAAGATTGATCCGACGAATACGAGAATTTAACATGTTAAAACCCCATGCATGTCTTAACTTAAGTTTAGTTAAAGTACTTGATGAAGTAATAACTATAGCTTGTGGTTTGATAAATGTACAAGAtgcactaattaaataa